Genomic segment of Arachis hypogaea cultivar Tifrunner chromosome 16, arahy.Tifrunner.gnm2.J5K5, whole genome shotgun sequence:
atgaataaataaataatatttacagCTAACAACGGATTATCTCATACTAGAAATatgatattaattatttgaatagCAAAAGTAGgatcataacaaaaataaaaacaatataaataataaatatatgcaCTTTGTTAagtagacaataatttttgtgaacaatataaataataaattttaaaattggtctaataaaataaaaacacactacacttTAAATTAGctacttaaattttaatattatgataACCATTCGCACACGGCACATCCAGTGAATTGAATAAccaatatatctattgttcacattgtttattattttcattatctacctatacttttttctATATATACATACATGAAGTAGTATGTttatatttctaaaaaatatttgcttgctttgaaataaatattttttgcatttattttaatattttttatctaattttataaataaatcaaattttattttctatttttatttttttatgatccaTGTTTTGACTTGTATTTTCAACTTTTAACTATTTCGTTCGCAATCAGGTCTTAAATTAAACCAAACTGATCTAAGGGTGTGTTTGGGAAACTCGTTTGAAAGAAAGAAGTacgtttaaattttttgaaagcttcaacttttggtttggcaatttttttttctcataaaCGCAGAAGCGACGTTTGCAAGAAGCAACTATTTGTAGCTTCTGCGTTTTCTTAACTGGCTTTTAGTCATAGATACTAACAATTTATTTACCTTTTATTAACTTTATCCTTTGtatatgttattgtattatttataaaattcttgttatttctatttatatgaattctattttttattatttattatttttatttttttaactatttgtttgacattatacttttttataattgtgatttttgtgtattatgcttgttattatctttttataatataatttattaattctattaggtaaagtaaattaaacaaaaaattaaatataaataataataataataaaaaattataacatactaaaaaatgagtaccaaaaatactaaaaatatattatataaaaaaatcatcaagaacttttaaatttgtttcaatcactataaagtaaatatttaatttttttattattttcagtattctcttttataattgtaattctcgtatactatgttttagtgtaattttttataatatagattatgattccattaaaaaagataacttagataaaaaattaatcatagataataataaaatcgTAAACGTTGGATTccaaattaatattaagaataagattattaaGAGTACTAAAATAAGAATACGATGTAAAAAATACTAAAGTAACATTTAATACTTAGaaaatgtaacatatttgattaaatatatatatatataatttatattttttatttttatttaaaaatatattttatctatttttatatgttatttctattttagtaagtaaatattaattttattataaaattaactaataagatgtatttaaatatctaaattaagataataggataatataaaaaaaaatttaagttgatgtccattttagtaattttttatctaaaagtaattttaaatgGTATaaaccaaacaacatttattttactataatctattttgatacaaaaattaccaaatataaatcacttttaacacaaacttacttttgatcaaaatcaaatttacaaaatcaattttatacaaacttcCATTTACAAattgtaatccaaacacacactaataCTAACTCTCTCACAAATGtttcaattaatttggttattgAACTTGTCTGTCTAGTCCAATTTCGAaagtattattgttattattttcttatttgtgTGCTTGATGATAATAGTGCCAAGTGCCTTCCAACGCATCCAGCCACATCCATACAAAACGTAACCTTAATCCATTATCACACATTCATAATGACAGCACAACAAAAGCCAAGAGAAGAAGGTTaccaacaaattaaataaaagagagaaaaaaattttggaagaaACCCACAAATTACGGTATTATGAAAGCAATGCGTAATGTATGTGTGTGCAATTGTGCATGCTTTATTTATATTTGGGGCTTTGCTTTTTCAATGAGTTCTAACTTCCAACTCGTAGATTCAATTCATGTATGTATGCTCCaccataaattaaattattaatttacattttgtttcatGATTTTAGCATGCTATCACATTTTGTACTTGTGTTACCTCACGTACTGTTCTTGAACTGCTCCCTGATggcttcattttcatttttaattaagAGAAAAGTATTTTGTCTTCTGTTTGGaataaattttaaagttattttttaatatttaaatcattttatttaaatttttaatattttaaaatgattttaatgTTGTCTTGCTGTTAAACTTTGTCTATGTTACACTTACAATATATAATCGGTCTTAACCTCGAATAAAAGATGAGGGTTATGTTAAATTttcgacaaccaacataaaaatatagtcaaATTCCCATGACATAAATCAAAGATATTATTGCGCTAAAGTTAGGTCGTTGTCCGGAAGCAATACGCTGTATAGCTCGAGTATAGTATCAAATGaacaagagccgctgcatcggtggccgaatgtagtgttaaatgagtaagGGTTTTCGCATTTTCGTGAACAGTCAaaggtaaataagctagttcacaaagtaaaaggcaAAGGTCGGAGTgaacagaaggttgagatttgggacatggaacataggcactctaacaggaaaatccatggaggtggtggacaccattaaaaggaggaagattaacattatatgcctacaagaaacaaaatgagtTGGTGTGACGACTAGGGAGTTGaatacttctggtttcaaactttagTATATagaaaaggtgaagaataggaataggGTTGGTATTATTGtagataagcagtggaagaaggacatagtggatgtcaagagggtgggagatcggatcatctctatcaaacttgtggtagagggaggtgcttttcatgtgattagcacCTATGCACCATAGGTGGGTTCGggcgaacaacacaagataaggttttgggaggatctagagagtttggtccaaGGCATACCTTCgcgagataagattttcttaggaggagatttaaatgaccATGTTGGAAGAGAAGTGATTGGGTATAGTggaagtattcacggaggccatagtTTCGAGGTGATCAAAGccaagggtaaaactattttggacttttcctcaacctttgacattctcatcgcaaatacatgttttaaaaagagagacgaacatcttataacctataagagtggcatgacaagctctcaaatcgacttcttcttgttgaggagagtcgaccgaaaattttACATTAATTGTGAAATTATTCCGGGAGAGAGTTTAATAACACAACATAGGATGCTcatcatggattttcgcgttgagtaAAAGTTGAGGTAAAGATATCATACGAAAAACCTAAGGACGACGTGGTGGCAGATGAAagatgaggaacaaagaagcttcctaagacgggtaggagaagagacaAAGTGGGATGGGAGTGGAAGCacagaagagatgtggagggagatgacagaagttattagaagaacagcaaaaaaaAGTTTTGgggaatctaaaggaataggacaaAGAAACAAAGAGTCCTGGTTGTGGAATGCAAGTGTAcaagaaagataaagataaaaagggagtgctttaaagagtggaatttatgccgcaatgcagataattggaaaaaatataagacggctaagaaagagacaaaaatggctgtaagtgaagtaagaacaagagcatatgagtgTCTCTACTAGTCTTTGggtacgaaagaaggagaaaaaggtatatatagaattgcaaagagtcgtgaaagaagaacgagagatttggattaggttaagtgcataaaggataaggatggaaaGGTGCTGGCTCAAGAAGAGAAGATTAataaaaggtggaagagctacttctacgagttatttaatgaaggacatAAGACTCTTCCGAaccttggtcggttatgcacaagggaagaaaatcaaaactttgactactatcgaaggattcgagacttcgaagtAAAAGAGATTCTAAAGCAGATAAAAAATGGCAGGAAactaggacctgataatatcccgattgaggtttggaagggcatTGGAGAAAAATGTATCAACTGGTTAACTaagttttttaatgagattttaaggtcaaagaagatgcctgatgaatggagaaagagcaccttgatagctatctacaagaataagggagaTATACAAAAttgcgaaaactatagagggatcaagctcatgagacataccatgaagttatgggaaagggtaatagaacggaggttgagaaaagagatacAAGTAACCGAGAACCAATTTGAATTTATTCCAGGCAGATCCACCACcaaagcgatatacctattaagaaagatgatggagaggtatcgtagtaataaaaaggatctacatatggtgtttattgatttggaaaaaatgTACGATAGGGTACCAaaaggaggtcttatggaaggttttaaaaaagaggagagtaaggatcgcatattcgtgcaattaaaaacATATATGATGGGATCACAACCaatgtgaagactcaaggtggtgtgacagaggaattttctattggtatagaaTTATACCAGGGAttatccttaagtccatacattttcatgttagtcttggaagtactcatagAGCACATCTAAGAGCCAGTGCCATGATGCCtgttttttgccgatgatattgtCCTTATAGGAGAGTCAagagaagacctaaataagaagttggacatATGGAGAGaaactctagaagtgtatggtctgcgcataagccgtagcaagactgaatatatggaatgtaagttcggtttgagaaggaaaaaccctattatagaggtgaagatttgagaaaatattatacaaaaagttaaattttaagtAATTGGATGCATCATAAATCATAGGATCCTagtaggttggtcaaaatggcggagtgcatctgattatatatgcgacaaaaaactgcctttaaaacttaaagttaaattttattgcactgctataagaccggctatgctttatagtacggagtgttgggcagcTAAAAGGGAGCATgaacataagttgagtgtggcagagaaGAAGatattgagatggatgagtggtcatacgcgattggataaataAAAAACGAATATATAAGGAAGAGAGTTGAAGTAGCACctattgtgaaaaagatggtaaAATCGCATCTCAAGtgatttggacatgtgagaagaagaccgacagaacacccagtcaggagggtggatgagatggaagatagaCAAGGAGTGAAagacagaggaagacctaagaagaccatccatgaggtggtcaaacaagATCtatatgtaaacggtctctctgtaaacatgatacatgacagagctcaTTGACgccgtttgattcatgtagccgaacccacctagtgggacaaaactttgttgttgttattatccTGCCATTAGTTTTGTtagtaaaatactaaaaaaacaacattgagacgattttaaaatttaaaaatttaaataaaataattttaaatatttaaaataaaaataatactttattttttaattaataacgggcaaaaaaataaagaaactatAAAGTGACTAACATTATTCACACCAAtgctttttagtttttaaatatatgttttctttaattattttttattcatcttactaataaggaaaagtatataGGTACTAATTAATAAACatgttttatgttaaaaaataaatatgcatAATTTATAaagtatttcatttttttattttaagtaataATCTTACATATTTATTCCTctgaatatttatttataatacttatttattgttaatgctataagttataaatatttatttctcTAATAAAATAGACATTCACTTTTCTATGTAAAATATGTTATTAACGATATAAatataagatattaaaaaaatgtatacCGCCACCAAAAATTTATCAGTTGGATTCTGAAGAACTAATTaataaggcaaaaaaaaaaagtcagaatttaccttgtttagtattaattattatcacaataattaataaatgttaaataaggcaagttataactgtttttggctgatttttttttgttaccaaacatttttattttttaattatgtttattcgaCATTCCTACTCGactaaaataaatttatgagTAATATTATATAGCtaagaaatattattatttttagtcagtatttattcaataataatttatatttatatttatagatattttttatataaaaatatataattaacatttatattattaaaattttgtacacataaattaataatatttataattttttaaaatttgtatatataaattgataaaatatatttgttaaagacattttaaaatttatgctagtcaaataatgataaaaaatactaaaacaactcGTCCCAAAAATTTTCTATATATTTATTACTATAACAATGCAAGGAATCTATATATGATGCCACCAATGGCTGTAAAGTTGAATCTACATATATCTTAAGCAATCCGAAAATTAAAGTTATTCCTATGGAATTAAAAATATATCTCTAATTAGTGAAAGCATACTTACGCGGCATCTATAAAGCACCATGAAAGATGGGAAAGACAAGAAATAATGAATGATTCTAGCATAGCATAAACCTTTTTCGAACATCAAGAAGAACATGCATAGGCCCGTTTGtttaaaggttttgaaaatattttgttattttttgtatAATAATGCTAGAGAATTAAAATGGtttcaacaaaaaattagtaatttctaCGTAGATGGTGCTTATGTTAGATATtaggatattttttttcttagtaaATTAGATGGTTTTgaatctatttttaaatttatcatgttttaggtatTTGAAGAGGAAAGGAGGATAAAGAGATGGAAGCTAACTGAATCAGTTTTCGTGATTCATGTTGTAATGATACTGAACGTATCTCCTTCTAATTTGAATGTGGTGAAAcatttaataaccaatattttaaattataaataaataaaattaattactatatttataattaattaaattgttttattcttGGCTGATTTGGAATTGATTCTATATATTTTTCCATTTTCGTATAGCTTTGCTCTGTCTTATGAATAAACTAAAAGTTATATAATTGTTGATGAAGTTATTTAAAATTTGGGTTCATTAATTCATCTCattttttgaaaagttatttagttgTGTTTGAAAGGAAAGGACTAATAATATTTATGGGTCTGAGTTGTTGAAAAGAATCTAAAGAAAAAAGATTCGTACGTTGATTCTTTTAACGCTTCTTGTTGAGGTGTGAAAGAGAGTTACATACAAGAGCTTGTTATTATATATAACAAGAAAAGTGAAACTATCTAACAGATTCTATTTATAATCTCATCATTTGGATATCTTTTATAGAAATCTATCTATAACCAATAATTTTGGGATTTGAAGATTGCTTAAGATTGAAGGTAAAATAGAGAAAGTTAAATAAATGTGTGGAAAATTTTTCTTAGTAGGAGCAGACACTTCAAATCGGAAAAGATCTTTGTAAAGAAACTTGTTTCATCAAAGAGAACTTGTTTAGAGATAATCATTTTACCTTCTTTTGTAAGGTATTTGTTGCCTTTGTGGTTAACATATTCCAAAAGACATCTACTTAAGACTTAAAATTAAACTTGTTAATTAGTATTATGAGATTTCATATAAGGATAACGTGTACAaccaaatatattatttataaaaaaaattgttacaaaaatattattttgttgtAGTGTTTTAACCAGCATATATATGATCACTTTGACAAATAATTTATAAGCAAATAATGTTAATTATACTTATAGTTAAGTATATATAGTAATAATATTCAGGGTTTCTTTTTGAAATTGTTGTAGAATTTAATtagaaaattagtttttttttagttaatatcaactaattttttaaaattttaaattttaaattctgaattttaaatttaaagttcTAAATCcttgaaaaaaatagaattatataacaaaaattaattttataattaaaaaaagctAATCTTAACTTAAGTTAgttttctatattattttttaacataaaaaaggtATAATAtcgtttaaattattaataaagtaGATTGATGTTGGGTGAGGACTTGGTCAATGCTCATTTGACAAAGAACCACACATTCATTAATAATGTTGGTCGTTTTAGctagttgctttttttttttaatgaaacaaTTTTATATGATGCAACAACCATATTTTCGATGAACTTGCAACTGAAAAAATGGGGTAGGTGAAAGGTGAATGATTAAATATAATATAGGATGGATGATTAACTGTTTATCGATATCTTTTGATGACTAATACTTTTTTCTAATATATTTAGATCAAATGATTAGTCTAGCTAGTAATAATGTAGTTGAAATGTTTAAATTGTATGTAATGATGATCTTATAAAATCGTTGCATAATTATATTGATCtatcaaaaaattcaaattttcttttcattttcctgCATTGCCATTATATTGTTCTGCCACCAACGTAACTAATGATGCATGTAATCGTCATGCAATTCACTCCCCTAAACAGCAAAACTATGGGTCATATGATACATTTTatatcttaataattttttttaaaaaaatattaaaatttttgttatactATTATTTAACAACTTTAAAATATCAAGAGTAAAGTATGGTCTTTGCATTGTCCCCAACGTTTTGGTAAGTCTCAAAGTTTTTTCTAACATTTGAATTGttttatttaagtccctaacattttaaaattgactcaatattaTCATGCTGTTAAGAATCtcttaacagaattgacggcgagacaaaattgaaacgatttcaaaacgttagggacttaaataggacgaaaatttTGGAGAcgaaaacgatacatagaaataaattttaattttatcctttactaatatcaatcttttacgggacatagttatttaattattttttaatcacattactttgattctaaataaatttatttttttataattttattcttaaagatttttactcatcatgaaatatttgtaaaataactAGAATCacattattttattgtatatgtatcatgTTTTTCCcaacaagtttatatactagtcattctacaaatattttatgatgagtaaaaatttttaagagtaaaattataaaaaaataaatgtgattaaaaaataattgaataactatgtatcgtaaaaaattgatattattgaaggataaaattaaaatttatttctatgtatcgtttttgtccccagcgtgttcgtcctatttaagttcttaacgttttaaaatcgtctcaattttatcctgccgtcaattctaTTAACAGATTCCTAacagcaggacaacattgagccaattttgAAGCGTTAGGGAGTTAAGTAGGACGATTCAAATGTTAGggacaattttaaaacttaccccaaaacgttaaggacaaaaacaatactttactaaaatatcaaattacatatcttaaaattttaagagtaaaattcaaaaaattatgtTCAGAATACATTTTCTACTATAATCACTATCATAttacaaattatatataaaaaatgttaggaggtaaatatttttagtagaaaaaataaagaattaattagtgttaattcaaatataaaataaaaatgaagaaaaagtaaTGATTCCCTAGCACTTTTTAATAAAGTACCTCCAAGGGCCCAACCAATTTAAGATTCTtcctttatttcatatttttcttaCTTTCTTACCAAAGATATAGTAATAGAAGGGATGATGAGTATTATTAGTGTATTATTTCTCaatatatgaatttaaaatttcaattttcaaattttcattaaCACACGACGcatcacatatatataaaatataaatattttttaaatagattATAAAATATCTTAactttttattgatattaaaatacaaaatacttttttaatatcttttttatattaaaGTTTAGTTCGAAAGACACATGTTAAACTCATTATATAagatattttacataaaaaatataaaaatttaaggtttcaatttatttattgtgtgtttattaaagtaaaaaatttaaaagtttcaataataaaaattttaacatgtgcccttaattatgtaaaatattttagataaattttcatattaatatttattaattaatacgtACTCTTTCTAGACTCATTTAAACCATATTGACTAAGATACTTAAGAATAAGATTAGTCACAATAACATGTGATTATATTTGGATATATTCACACATATCAAAAAAGTTTTTTGTTTGTAAAGACACAATTagatataaaaaatacttatttaataTATGCATATCAAATAAATATCGAATAGTACAGTTTCACAAAATGTAAATATTTCatagattttaattaataatcacAATTTTAAGGACTAGAATTATTCCAAGTTTATCTTACTACATGTGGTATATATGCATGGATGtaaaacataattctttaattaacATTTCATGAAGATAGTTGGAGAGAATTGGGAGATGAGATCATCTTCAAAAAGCTTAATTGCCTCATCTTCCTTAAGTGTCACCATAACCACCCTGCTTAAAGGACCCTCCTCTGGTGTTCCTGGGAGGATCAAAACCTGTCCTTCACCCAAAACTGGCTCTATGTAACATGAAACCCTAAGTGGTTTCAACCAATCTTCAAACACACTCAAATAAGGCTCTACATTTTCCAAGCTAACACAAATCAAATCAGGACCGTTGATCATTCTTGGTGAATTCATCTCATTTTTTTCAAGCCACTCAATTAGGTCCATTATTCCCTCATTGTCCATTTTTGCTACAACTTCTCTTATATACCTTGTAGCTTGTACAAATATGTTACCTTCTAAATTACCATTGGCATGGACCTTATTATATATCATTGTGTTCCCAAAGAATCCATAGTCCAGGCCCAACAATTTTCTTGCATCTAAACATATAGACATGTCAATGAGCCCATTTTGTAATCCCTTGATGTTGCTAATTGAAGCCCAAAACAGGCCTGCTAGTGCTTCAAAAGGAGTCATTGTTATTGGGCCTGATGGACCATTAAATTGGGCCTTAGAAATGCAAGCATTAACCATTTGGTGTGAGAAGCCCAGTGATATAATAGTgtacttttcttcttttattgGAATGGGTCTCTCAATTGAGGATTTATAGTGGTTGATTAATTCAAAATATGGGTGGTGATTGGAAATTCTTTTTCTTGTTGAAGGTAAAGGATGGAATAATGGAAGAACAGTAATTTTGTTGCCTAATGAAATATCAGACCAAGCCTTCAAGAAGTTGGTTGCACTAGTGTAATCTGCTAGAAGATGAAAACAACTTAGGCCAATTGCTAATCCTCCTTCTTCAAATTCAGTTATCTTCAAAAACAGAAACAAATGCAAAAAGAGAGTCAGATttatgacaaaataaataaataaatggaaatgaatattaaaaaacaaatagTTTATTACAAGGTATCAGTAACATCCTAAGTGTACTAAAAAATTACACTTATTTTGATATCTCTTATATGTATAATCACTTTTTAAATAAACAATCAATTTATGGATGTTTCAATATTTTAATTAGTTGAAAAGTGGGTTTAAGATAACCTATTGTGTTTAGAatgtaagaaaaagaagaaactatttttaaatagtataattacaaaaataatataaaattattgtttGTAAGATACTTCGAGTTAAAATGGTGAAAtcattacaatttaaaaatattaagattttGATTATAATCATAAACTTCAACATATTGtttttgtttataagctttttttttacttaaaattattaattagtttcgATTATAGTATATTTTCAAAgttttatccaaatataattattttctgcttgttttttgaaagaaacaaaaaactTTTTCATGTTTCCCAAACAAGCTTGATATTAGAAATCTTATGAATTTACCTAATATCCCATACCATATAACTGAACATAACACATCTCTGTATTTCTTGTTTCCTATATCTTAAACAAACTTTATACTCTTTCAATTTTTAGATATATAATTTGAATCATTCTAGTATGACTATAAACTTAGTTAGGtctatacaatttttttaaataatatttttaaaaataaaaataaaaataattttatgtttgaatattttacataaaaatatatttttatttaataattatatttaaatataataatataaaaatattttttatttatttaatatattaaaaatatatttttaataaaaaatcttttaaaaaatatataaattataacttttaaaaatatatcttttttattattttagtatttttactaCTAAAACTTTTTCacacatgaaaaaaaaaacattaaaaaaattattaaaaaaagatattttctaaCAACATAATGACATCTAAACAAATATTGTATTATAGTGACTATGATgactataatattttaaaaagtattattgaaattaaaataatatttttattgttaaacaacatttttagaaaaatattaattaaaaaaatgttatcaaaatatatataaaaatacaactttaattttaataacacttATATAATTACCTATCCACCATAACGTATTCATACTAGAATTCATCCGTATAATTTTACTAGATCAATAACACTTTTTAAGAGCCCCAAAAAAAAATCTAACCTGGACATAAAAAGTTGACCAATAATAAGGCTTATGATACATGTCCTCCCAATACACAAGCATGTGTTCCTTTTCACTATCTACATTCTTCAACCATTCCTCCACACTCCCTTTGGCTTTTGCCTCCACCACTCTCACCCCAGCATCATTGCATTTCACCTTCCACTTCTCTTCACTATCCCTCACTAGCCTTCCAGTTACCATTGGATAATAGTTTAGCATCTCTGACAATGTTTCTCTTAAATTCTTTGTCATTTTACCAAATTCTCCCTCCCCTAATGAACTTTGGTAATAGTACACCATCCTAATGTGGTTTTTCTCCATGCATCTATCAAGAACCGAAAAGGTCATGTATTTTCCCGGTTCAATTGGCTTTGTGCTAACCACAGTTCTTTTGCATATATAactaacaatattattattatcattattggtagcc
This window contains:
- the LOC112698300 gene encoding rosmarinate synthase, translating into MVYYYQSSLGEGEFGKMTKNLRETLSEMLNYYPMVTGRLVRDSEEKWKVKCNDAGVRVVEAKAKGSVEEWLKNVDSEKEHMLVYWEDMYHKPYYWSTFYVQITEFEEGGLAIGLSCFHLLADYTSATNFLKAWSDISLGNKITVLPLFHPLPSTRKRISNHHPYFELINHYKSSIERPIPIKEEKYTIISLGFSHQMVNACISKAQFNGPSGPITMTPFEALAGLFWASISNIKGLQNGLIDMSICLDARKLLGLDYGFFGNTMIYNKVHANGNLEGNIFVQATRYIREVVAKMDNEGIMDLIEWLEKNEMNSPRMINGPDLICVSLENVEPYLSVFEDWLKPLRVSCYIEPVLGEGQVLILPGTPEEGPLSRVVMVTLKEDEAIKLFEDDLISQFSPTIFMKC